Proteins encoded by one window of Grus americana isolate bGruAme1 chromosome 7, bGruAme1.mat, whole genome shotgun sequence:
- the FOXI2 gene encoding forkhead box protein I2 — protein MHAFGPPAEPPPHAQELLDAAVCPGIYPPGRPRPPPAANPYLWLGGPAAPYLPAAPFLPSGCATAQRPPSGSAGAERGWAALPPQQECLRPARPPYSYSALIAMAIHSAPGRRRTLSQIYQYVAENFPFYKKSKAGWQNSIRHNLSLNDCFKKVPRDEDDPGKGNYWTLDPNCEKMFDNGNFRRRRKRRAEAGAPEGAGGSGGGPRASCPTGLRGPPGADAPLYGRAGAQA, from the exons ATGCACGCCTTCGGGCCGCCCGCCGAGCCGCCGCCCCAcgcccaggagctgctggacgCGGCGGTGTGTCCCGGCATCTAcccgccgggccggccccggcccccgcccgccgccaaCCCCTACCTGTGGCtcggcggccccgccgccccgtaCCTGCCCGCCGCCCCCTTCCTGCCGTCGGGCTGCGCCACCGCGCAGCGGCCGCCGTCGGGCTCCGCGGGTgcggagcggggctgggcggcGCTGCCCCCGCAGCAGGAGTGCCTGCGCCCGGCGAGGCCGCCGTACTCCTACTCGGCGCTGATCGCCATGGCCATCCACAGCGCGCCGGGCCGGCGGCGCACCCTCAGCCAGATCTACCAGTACGTGGCCGAAAACTTCCCCTTCTACAAGAAAAGCAAGGCGGGCTGGCAGAACTCCATCCGCCACAACCTCTCCCTCAACGACTGCTTCAAGAAGGTCCCGCGGGACGAGGACGACCCGG GCAAAGGCAACTACTGGACCCTCGACCCCAACTGCGAGAAAATGTTCGATAACGGCAAtttcaggaggaggaggaagagacgGGCCGAGGCCGGCGCGCCcgagggggccggggggagcggcgggggccCGCGGGCGTCCTGCCCCACCGGGCTGCGGGGACCCCCCGGCGCCGATGCCCCCCTCTACGGCCGCGCCGGGGCCCAGGCGTGA